In the Vitis vinifera cultivar Pinot Noir 40024 chromosome 2, ASM3070453v1 genome, one interval contains:
- the LOC100263293 gene encoding mediator of RNA polymerase II transcription subunit 10b, protein MESSQNAASGTGVSGGNGITIPQINAAAAAATAGAGSEDPKQNLNQVINSIQKTLGLLHQLYLTVSSFNVASQLPLLQRLNALVSELDNMTKLSEKCNIQVPMEVLNLIDEGKNPDEFTRDVLNSCIAKNQITKGKTDSFKGLRRHLLEELEQAFPDEVESYREIRAASAAESKRLAQAQSVLPNGDLKVKTEL, encoded by the exons ATGGAATCGTCGCAAAACGCAGCTTCAGGAACTGGCGTGAGTGGTGGAAATGGTATTACAATTCCGCAAATCAACGCCGCAGCAGCGGCGGCAACTGCAGGGGCAGGTTCGGAAGATCCGAAGCAAAACCTGAATCAGGTCATCAACTCGATCCAGAAGACGCTGGGACTTCTCCATCAGCTCTACCTGACAGTCTCCTCCTTCAACGTGGCCTCTCAGCTTCCTCTCCTCCAACGCCT GAATGCGCTTGTCTCGGAGCTTGATAACATGACTAAGTTGTCTGAGAAGTGCAACATCCAGGTTCCCATGGAAGTGCTCAA CTTAATTGATGAGGGGAAGAATCCTGATGAATTCACGAGGGATGTTTTGAATAGCTGCATTGCAAAGAATCAGATCACCAAAGGCAAAACGGACTCCTTCAAG GGTTTACGCAGACATCTCTTGGAGGAACTTGAGCAAGCATTTCCTGATGAAGTGGAATCATACAGGGAGATACGTGCGGCTTCTGCTGCT GAGTCAAAACGACTTGCACAAGCACAAAGCGTATTGCCAAATGGAGATTTGAAGGTGAAAACTGAGCTGTAG
- the LOC100241028 gene encoding homeobox-leucine zipper protein ATHB-12 encodes METSENIATSIRKIRKRKFSEEQIRSLEFLFESEARPEAQLKQKVASELGLHPRQVAIWFQNKRARSKSKQIEQDYAVLKASYDNLALQFESLEKENQNLAIQLQRLRDGLEKPRGKEDEESEIGYTNSETKERYNPVLQGRIEYFAEDTHTPKMEEQTNSSLTSSADLGIFKSSCFQDQSNCSSQWWELWS; translated from the exons ATGGAGACATCGGAAAATATAGCGACAAGTATCAGGAAGATTAGAAAGAGGAAGTTCAGTGAGGAGCAAATCAGGTCACTGGAGTTCCTATTCGAGTCGGAGGCAAGGCCTGAGGCACAGTTAAAGCAGAAGGTGGCCTCTGAGTTGGGGCTTCACCCTCGTCAGGTTGCCATATGGTTTCAGAACAAGCGGGCTCGATCCAAGTCCAAGCAGATTGAGCAAGACTATGCTGTGCTGAAGGCTAGTTATGATAATCTGGCTTTACAGTTTGAGTCGCTGGAGAAAGAGAATCAGAACTTGGCCATACAG TTGCAGAGACTGAGAGATGGGCTGGAGAAACCTCGTGGGAAGGAAGATGAGGAATCGGAGATCGGGTACACTAATTCGGAAACGAAGGAAAGATACAACCCTGTGCTTCAAGGAAGAATTGAGTACTTTGCTGAAGATACACACACTCCTAAGATGGAAGAACAGACGAATAGTTCCCTGACATCTTCTGCAGATTTAGGAATTTTTAAGTCTAGTTGCTTTCAAGATCAATCGAATTGTAGTTCACAGTGGTGGGAGTTGTGGTCTTGA
- the LOC100259927 gene encoding aldehyde oxidase GLOX → MDSVIMEAKILVFIILQLELFLFSNLVLGAHSNGGSWELLKKSIGISSMHIQLLQNERIITFDRTDAGPSNLTLPKGRKCPKISGRRDCYVHAVELDMMNNLNVRPLTVLSDTWCSSGSLLPDGKLVQSGGYGNGEKVVRTLEPCPTCDWKEDYKGLISPRWYASNQVLPGGNIIVVGGRFQFSYEFIPKSSKPEDHRLYTLPFLKETRYSSQIPNNLYPFTHLSTDGNLFIFANNRGILLDYVKNKVVKTYPTMPGEVARNYPSTGSSVLLPLDLSTKTTPEAEVFICGGTHPESFNKAKAGIFLEATKTCGRLRITAANPKWEMEEMPISRVLGDMIMLPTGDVLIINGAANGSAGWWYARVPVYNPVIYRPAEAATANRFEVLKAATIPRLYHSTAHLLSDGRVLVAGSNPNHNYNFTVPFPTELSVEAFSPPYLTSGKPRPSISSVKPGMNLAYKQKFSVEFQVKVRQLGKFYLTMVAPSFTTHSFSMNQRLLLLAVNRVRRMSSGSYAVEGDAPASAAVAPPGYYQLFVVYEGVPSVGKWVHIK, encoded by the coding sequence ATGGACAGTGTAATCATGGAGGCTAAAATCTTAGTGTTCATCATACTCCAGCTGGAGCTTTTTTTATTCTCCAATTTGGTGTTGGGTGCCCATTCCAATGGTGGAAGCTGGGAGTTGCTGAAGAAAAGTATTGGGATTTCATCAATGCACATACAATTGTTACAGAATGAGCGAATAATTACTTTTGATAGAACCGATGCCGGTCCTTCCAACCTTACCTTACCAAAGGGAAGGAAATGTCCTAAAATTTCAGGAAGAAGGGATTGCTACGTGCATGCAGTGGAACTGGATATGATGAACAACCTCAATGTTAGACCACTCACTGTGCTGTCTGATACATGGTGTTCTTCCGGCTCATTGTTGCCGGACGGCAAGTTAGTGCAGAGTGGAGGCTATGGGAATGGTGAGAAGGTTGTTCGAACCCTCGAGCCATGCCCAACCTGCGACTGGAAGGAAGATTATAAGGGTCTGATTTCTCCGAGATGGTATGCTTCAAATCAAGTTTTGCCTGGTGGGAATATCATTGTGGTGGGGGGGAGGTTTCAATTCTCATATGAGTTCATCCCTAAAAGCTCTAAACCTGAAGATCATAGACTTTACACCCTTCCATTTCTCAAAGAAACCAGGTATTCATCCCAGATACCCAACAATCTCTACCCATTCACTCACCTCTCAACTGATGgaaatctctttatttttgcaaaCAACCGGGGGATTCTACTTGACTATGTGAAAAACAAAGTGGTCAAGACTTATCCCACCATGCCTGGAGAAGTTGCTCGGAATTATCCAAGCACTGGTTCCTCAGTTCTTCTTCCCCTCGACCTCTCCACCAAAACCACCCCGGAAGCCGAGGTTTTCATCTGCGGTGGAACGCATCCTGAGTCGTTTAATAAGGCCAAGGCTGGAATATTTCTTGAAGCAACCAAAACTTGCGGCAGACTGAGAATCACAGCCGCGAACCCCAAGTGGGAAATGGAGGAAATGCCCATCAGTCGAGTATTGGGAGACATGATCATGTTGCCAACAGGAGATGTCTTGATCATAAATGGTGCGGCAAATGGAAGCGCTGGTTGGTGGTATGCGAGAGTACCTGTTTACAACCCAGTAATTTATAGGCCAGCAGAAGCAGCTACAGCCAACAGGTTTGAGGTTTTGAAGGCTGCTACGATACCCCGTCTCTATCATTCAACTGCTCATTTGCTTTCAGATGGACGTGTCCTGGTCGCCGGCAGCAACCCCAACCATAATTACAACTTCACAGTACCTTTTCCAACTGAACTGAGTGTTGAAGCCTTTTCTCCACCGTACCTCACTTCAGGGAAGCCCCGGCCCTCCATTTCTTCAGTAAAGCCCGGGATGAACCTTGCTTATAAACAGAAGTTTTCAGTGGAATTTCAAGTGAAGGTGAGACAACTAGGAAAGTTTTACCTAACAATGGTGGCTCCATCTTTTACCACACATTCCTTCTCCATGAACCAGAGACTGTTGCTTTTAGCAGTAAATCGAGTTCGTAGGATGTCTTCTGGAAGCTATGCAGTTGAGGGTGACGCTCCAGCCTCAGCGGCAGTTGCTCCTCCAGGCTACTACCAATTATTTGTAGTCTATGAAGGCGTTCCTAGCGTAGGAAAGTGGGTACATATCAAATAA